A genomic region of bacterium contains the following coding sequences:
- a CDS encoding T9SS type A sorting domain-containing protein has protein sequence MDQLETRLLRNRFVSADYDHQTPLFKEMRSYPIPQLSATTQLLRRAVAFFNEAAADGEIWLITTAEKDAAPVQKANDIIELTVRQLRQKVVIKIIACGQPSDYLTINGQYYSGNDYLFENLTRLTRGGYLRPAYVENYHLPLALADLLSPALDLMEADPAPMNGYNRGKYYFFSDRTRYPLLYPYIELGRAEGDPPFATDFFGSIGEEWFHKRMELAAMPDIKQLPRIKQLWHARHIEELLRQPQAWNLIEEIGRVSKENSLVNAYCALVIPGANGYAAFQRLEETGTPVSASAAPQRPEHFEARAYPNPFNARTRIIVWFQPAGRSESVTVRIYSLLGAQVRQWQQSVSAGSSSMELVWDGVNDQQEPVSSGLYWAQIQRGAETRVLKLTCLK, from the coding sequence ATGGATCAGCTTGAGACCAGGCTTTTGCGCAACCGCTTCGTGTCGGCCGACTATGATCACCAAACCCCGCTCTTTAAGGAGATGCGCAGCTACCCCATCCCCCAACTCAGCGCCACCACGCAACTCCTGCGCCGGGCGGTGGCCTTTTTCAATGAAGCGGCGGCCGATGGGGAGATCTGGCTGATCACGACGGCGGAGAAGGACGCCGCCCCAGTGCAAAAGGCCAATGATATCATCGAGCTGACCGTCCGCCAGCTCCGCCAAAAGGTCGTCATCAAGATCATCGCCTGCGGTCAGCCGAGCGATTACCTCACGATCAACGGCCAGTATTATTCGGGCAACGATTACCTCTTTGAGAACCTGACGCGGCTGACCCGCGGCGGCTACCTGCGCCCGGCCTATGTGGAGAATTACCATCTGCCATTGGCCCTGGCCGATCTGCTCTCACCGGCGCTTGACCTGATGGAGGCCGATCCGGCCCCGATGAACGGTTACAACCGGGGCAAGTACTACTTCTTCTCCGACCGCACCCGCTATCCCCTCCTCTATCCCTATATCGAGCTGGGACGGGCGGAGGGGGATCCGCCTTTTGCCACCGATTTTTTCGGCAGCATCGGGGAGGAGTGGTTCCACAAGAGAATGGAGCTCGCGGCCATGCCCGACATCAAGCAGCTGCCCCGTATCAAACAATTATGGCATGCCCGCCATATCGAGGAATTGCTGCGGCAGCCCCAGGCGTGGAACCTGATCGAAGAGATCGGCCGCGTCAGCAAAGAGAACAGTCTTGTCAATGCCTATTGCGCCCTGGTCATCCCGGGGGCCAATGGCTATGCGGCTTTCCAGCGTCTCGAAGAGACCGGGACTCCGGTTTCCGCCTCTGCAGCCCCGCAGCGTCCCGAACATTTTGAGGCCAGGGCGTACCCCAATCCTTTCAACGCACGGACCCGAATCATCGTCTGGTTTCAACCAGCCGGGCGCAGCGAATCCGTGACCGTCCGTATCTACTCGCTGCTTGGCGCGCAGGTCCGGCAATGGCAGCAGTCCGTGAGCGCCGGCTCGAGCAGTATGGAACTCGTCTGGGACGGTGTAAATGACCAGCAGGAACCGGTCAGCAGCGGACTCTATTGGGCCCAGATCCAGCGCGGTGCTGAAACCCGGGTCCTCAAACTGACCTGTCTGAAGTAA
- a CDS encoding fumarate hydratase, which yields MREIAAPIISEAVAQLCIDANYHLGEDVLTALKEGLAKEESPTGRAILEQIIENAGIARQGEFPMCQDTGFAIFFVELGQEVIITGKTLEEAITEGVRKGYGEGFLRKSIVSDPLQRVNTKDNTPPVIWIETKPGKDLKITVAPKGGGSENMSEVAMLTPSDGAEGVKNFVVDKVRRAGSNPCPPIVVGVGIGGTFEKVAWLAKKSLLRPVGDRHPDPFYAAMELELLDRINKLGIGPQGLGGRVTALDVHVEVFPCHIASLPASVNIQCHAARHKSIVI from the coding sequence ATGCGAGAAATAGCAGCCCCAATTATCAGCGAAGCGGTCGCCCAGTTGTGCATTGATGCCAATTACCATCTCGGCGAAGACGTTCTCACCGCCCTCAAGGAGGGACTGGCCAAAGAGGAGTCCCCGACCGGCCGCGCGATTCTCGAACAGATCATCGAGAATGCCGGCATCGCCCGGCAGGGTGAATTCCCAATGTGCCAGGATACCGGGTTCGCCATCTTTTTTGTCGAATTGGGCCAGGAGGTGATCATCACCGGGAAAACGCTCGAGGAAGCCATTACCGAGGGGGTGCGCAAGGGCTATGGCGAGGGATTCCTGCGCAAATCGATCGTCTCCGATCCCTTGCAACGCGTCAACACCAAGGACAACACTCCTCCGGTCATCTGGATCGAAACCAAGCCGGGCAAGGATTTAAAGATTACCGTTGCTCCCAAGGGCGGTGGCTCGGAGAATATGAGTGAGGTGGCGATGCTCACCCCCTCCGACGGCGCCGAAGGCGTGAAAAATTTTGTCGTCGACAAGGTGCGCCGCGCCGGCAGCAATCCCTGTCCGCCGATCGTCGTCGGCGTCGGCATCGGCGGGACTTTTGAAAAAGTGGCCTGGCTGGCGAAGAAATCCCTGCTGCGCCCGGTCGGCGACCGCCATCCGGATCCCTTTTATGCGGCCATGGAGCTGGAATTGCTCGACCGCATCAACAAGCTCGGCATCGGCCCGCAGGGGCTCGGCGGCCGTGTCACCGCCCTCGATGTCCACGTCGAGGTTTTCCCCTGCCACATCGCTTCGCTGCCAGCTTCCGTCAACATCCAGTGCCACGCTGCGCGGCACAAATCGATCGTGATCTGA
- the dapF gene encoding diaminopimelate epimerase, producing MSLHFIKVSATGNDFILIDNRSGTWSAERDAAFFSRLCRHHESIGADGVILLESSTRADFRYVHINADGSIAGMCGNGSRAIAWFARRLGLGSKNLSFEISGRLYQARVEGLQVTTRMLPPGEIDLDRDAASQRGWRSGGFIDTGVPHYVILVPDVRQVDIAREGPFFRYHPLFPAGANADFVEIVAPHHLRVRTWERGVEGETLACGTGAMAAALLCHRRGLAVAPVHLDFPGGRLTIDFNTELSKITLSGMIDPVYEGELFADHHGSPTTAPRTMNPHPGA from the coding sequence TTGAGCCTGCATTTCATCAAAGTCTCGGCGACCGGAAACGATTTCATCCTGATCGATAATCGCAGCGGGACCTGGTCGGCGGAACGCGATGCGGCCTTCTTCAGCCGTCTTTGCCGGCACCATGAGAGCATCGGCGCCGACGGTGTCATCCTGCTCGAATCCAGCACGCGGGCTGATTTCCGCTACGTTCACATCAACGCCGACGGCAGCATCGCCGGAATGTGCGGCAACGGCAGCCGCGCCATCGCCTGGTTTGCCCGGCGCCTCGGCCTCGGCAGCAAGAACCTCTCTTTCGAAATATCCGGCCGCCTCTATCAGGCCCGGGTCGAGGGATTGCAGGTGACCACCCGGATGCTCCCTCCGGGCGAAATCGACCTCGATCGCGATGCCGCCTCCCAACGGGGATGGCGATCGGGGGGATTCATCGATACCGGGGTGCCCCATTATGTGATCCTGGTTCCGGACGTCCGGCAAGTGGATATCGCCCGGGAAGGGCCTTTCTTCCGCTACCATCCCCTCTTCCCCGCGGGCGCCAACGCCGACTTTGTCGAGATCGTCGCCCCCCATCACCTCCGGGTGCGCACCTGGGAGCGCGGGGTCGAAGGCGAAACCCTGGCCTGTGGCACCGGAGCGATGGCGGCCGCCCTCCTCTGCCACCGGCGCGGCCTGGCGGTGGCGCCGGTCCATCTCGATTTTCCCGGCGGCCGGCTGACCATCGATTTTAATACAGAGCTTTCCAAAATCACACTCTCCGGAATGATCGATCCGGTCTATGAGGGTGAGCTCTTCGCGGACCATCACGGAAGCCCCACTACCGCACCCCGCACGATGAATCCACATCCCGGCGCATAA
- a CDS encoding phosphoenolpyruvate carboxykinase (GTP) — protein sequence MNSQLNKNGADMTTNMRLKHWVQEMIELCEPDQVHWCDGSQAEYEQICSILIHNGTFRRLNPQLRPNSFLCESDPRDVARVEKATFICSRYPEDAGVTNNWRDPDEMKALLIPLFRGCMHGRTLYVIPFSMGPLGSRIAQIGVELTDSPYVVANMRIMTRIGKEVLQVLGDNPFIPCLHSVGKPLQPGEADVPWPCNPDNRYIVHFPEEKMIWSYGSGYGGNALLGKKCFALRIASVLAREGGWLAEHMLILGLTNPAGVKKYITGAFPSACGKTNLAMLIPTLPGWKVETVGDDIAWMKFGQDGRLYAINPEFGFFGVAPGTSMASNRNAMLSLRENSIFTNVALTPEGDVWWEGMTPDKPERLTSWLNEPWTPECGKLAAHPNARFTAPASQCPAIDPAWEDPGGVPISAILFGGRRPSLVPLVHEAFNWQHGVFLGAVVSSERTAAADGTVGMVRRDPFAMLPFCGYNMADYFAHWLCIGNRQEAAKLPRIFYVNWFRKNAAGKYLWPGYGENSRVLKWIFERCDGADNAVATPLGYVPVPGALDTAGLRMTADELEELFRIDRAGWRQEAASIRAFFTTFGPRFPRQLLSELDALEDRLR from the coding sequence CTGAATAGCCAACTCAATAAAAACGGAGCGGATATGACCACGAATATGCGCTTGAAGCACTGGGTCCAGGAGATGATCGAGCTGTGCGAGCCGGATCAGGTGCACTGGTGCGATGGATCCCAGGCGGAATATGAGCAGATCTGTTCAATTTTGATACACAATGGGACTTTCCGCCGTCTCAATCCTCAACTGCGGCCCAATTCCTTCCTTTGCGAATCCGATCCACGCGACGTCGCCCGGGTCGAAAAGGCCACCTTCATCTGTTCGCGCTATCCGGAGGATGCGGGTGTCACCAATAACTGGCGCGATCCGGACGAGATGAAGGCGCTTCTTATCCCTCTCTTCCGCGGCTGCATGCATGGGCGTACCCTCTACGTTATCCCCTTCAGCATGGGGCCGCTGGGATCGCGCATCGCCCAGATTGGTGTCGAACTGACCGATTCTCCGTACGTCGTCGCCAACATGCGCATCATGACGCGCATCGGCAAAGAGGTTTTGCAGGTATTGGGAGATAACCCATTTATACCCTGCCTGCATTCCGTGGGCAAACCCTTACAGCCGGGAGAAGCCGACGTCCCCTGGCCCTGCAATCCCGATAATCGCTATATCGTTCACTTTCCCGAAGAGAAGATGATCTGGTCCTATGGCAGCGGCTATGGCGGCAATGCCCTGCTTGGAAAAAAGTGTTTCGCTCTGCGCATTGCCTCAGTGCTGGCGCGGGAAGGCGGCTGGCTGGCCGAACACATGCTCATCCTCGGCCTGACCAATCCGGCAGGCGTAAAAAAGTATATCACCGGGGCTTTCCCGAGCGCTTGCGGCAAGACCAATCTTGCGATGCTCATCCCGACCCTGCCAGGATGGAAGGTGGAAACGGTCGGTGACGACATCGCCTGGATGAAATTCGGCCAGGACGGCCGTCTCTATGCGATCAACCCTGAATTCGGATTTTTCGGCGTCGCGCCCGGCACCTCCATGGCCTCCAATCGCAATGCCATGCTCAGCTTGCGCGAGAATAGCATCTTCACCAATGTCGCCTTGACGCCGGAGGGGGATGTCTGGTGGGAGGGGATGACTCCTGATAAACCGGAGCGGTTGACCAGCTGGCTCAACGAGCCCTGGACACCGGAGTGCGGCAAGCTGGCGGCTCATCCCAACGCCCGTTTCACGGCGCCGGCTTCGCAGTGTCCAGCGATCGATCCCGCCTGGGAGGATCCGGGCGGCGTGCCGATCTCGGCCATCCTTTTCGGCGGGCGCCGTCCCTCGCTGGTGCCGCTGGTCCATGAAGCCTTCAATTGGCAGCATGGGGTTTTCCTTGGTGCCGTGGTCTCTTCCGAGCGCACGGCGGCCGCCGACGGCACGGTGGGGATGGTCCGCCGCGATCCCTTCGCGATGCTCCCCTTCTGCGGGTACAACATGGCCGATTATTTCGCCCATTGGCTCTGCATCGGCAACCGCCAGGAGGCCGCCAAACTGCCGCGAATCTTTTATGTCAACTGGTTCCGCAAGAATGCAGCGGGCAAGTATCTTTGGCCCGGTTACGGCGAGAACAGCCGGGTTTTAAAATGGATCTTTGAACGCTGTGACGGCGCCGACAACGCCGTGGCCACTCCTCTCGGGTATGTGCCCGTACCGGGCGCGCTCGATACGGCAGGGCTGCGCATGACGGCCGATGAACTGGAGGAACTCTTCCGGATCGACCGCGCAGGCTGGCGCCAGGAGGCGGCCTCCATTCGGGCGTTTTTCACCACCTTCGGCCCGCGTTTTCCGCGCCAGCTACTGAGCGAACTGGATGCCCTGGAGGATCGGCTGCGGTAA
- a CDS encoding Fe-S-containing hydro-lyase: MADMIRISTPLTDAVVKTLHTGDSVLITGVIYTARDSAHKRLVDLLDAGQPLPIDLAGQLVYYVGPSPARPGKPIGSAGPTTSSRMNTYAPRLLAIGSKGMIGKGEMNAKVAEALQAHCGVYMVAVGGAAALIAKSIKANEIVAWPELGAEAIAKLTVVDFPAIVAQDCHGGNIYQEGIAKYGIK, encoded by the coding sequence ATGGCGGATATGATAAGAATCTCGACACCCCTCACCGATGCGGTGGTTAAAACGCTTCACACCGGCGACAGTGTGCTCATCACCGGTGTCATCTATACCGCGCGGGACTCCGCGCACAAGCGGTTGGTTGATCTTCTGGATGCGGGCCAGCCCCTCCCCATCGATCTCGCCGGCCAACTGGTCTACTATGTCGGTCCATCGCCGGCACGGCCGGGCAAACCGATCGGATCGGCGGGGCCCACCACCAGTAGCCGTATGAATACCTACGCCCCGCGGCTCCTGGCCATCGGCTCCAAGGGCATGATCGGAAAGGGCGAGATGAACGCCAAGGTCGCCGAAGCCTTGCAGGCCCATTGCGGCGTCTATATGGTGGCGGTCGGCGGTGCGGCGGCCCTGATCGCAAAATCCATCAAAGCCAACGAGATCGTCGCCTGGCCTGAACTCGGGGCCGAGGCGATCGCCAAACTGACGGTTGTCGATTTTCCGGCCATCGTCGCCCAGGATTGCCATGGCGGCAATATCTACCAGGAAGGCATTGCCAAATACGGGATCAAATAG
- a CDS encoding transglycosylase SLT domain-containing protein yields the protein MKEPLKKIVAKEKQQLKQKVAKLNETVKASKDRNQRLLEGKMHLGKKELKTIAGLVFLTSFIFIEGISLLSSDFLGSAQTGKGDRLTTLLQEQQTMTAIDVQRRTSVNKITGIISRYNRTMSSTDKLRIANEIYEMTKKYPNLNEDFICATITHETGKTWNPQVKSPMGAMGLMQIMPATGAFLAAQEGIDWTTADQVLYDPINNIRLGCRYMSELVGTYKQDGALAAYNGGPKRAALWLASNRNDSTLFKETRIYVPAVNRLYDQFRKEGVM from the coding sequence ATGAAAGAACCGCTTAAAAAGATTGTCGCCAAAGAGAAGCAGCAGCTTAAGCAGAAAGTGGCGAAGCTCAACGAAACCGTGAAGGCCTCTAAAGATCGTAACCAACGATTATTGGAGGGCAAGATGCATCTCGGTAAAAAAGAGCTGAAAACAATCGCCGGATTGGTATTTCTGACCAGCTTCATCTTCATCGAGGGCATAAGCCTGCTATCCAGTGATTTTTTAGGCTCAGCGCAGACCGGCAAGGGCGATCGACTCACCACGCTCCTGCAGGAACAGCAGACCATGACTGCCATTGACGTGCAGCGCCGGACCAGTGTGAACAAAATCACGGGCATTATCTCGCGCTACAATCGAACCATGTCCAGCACAGATAAACTGCGGATCGCCAACGAGATTTACGAGATGACTAAAAAGTATCCCAATCTCAATGAAGACTTTATCTGTGCCACCATCACCCACGAAACCGGCAAGACCTGGAATCCCCAGGTCAAATCACCTATGGGCGCCATGGGCCTGATGCAGATCATGCCCGCCACCGGCGCCTTCCTGGCTGCACAGGAGGGGATCGACTGGACCACAGCGGATCAGGTGCTCTATGACCCGATCAACAACATCCGGCTCGGCTGCCGCTACATGAGCGAACTGGTAGGGACCTACAAACAAGACGGCGCCCTCGCGGCCTACAACGGCGGCCCCAAGCGCGCAGCCCTGTGGCTGGCCTCCAACCGCAACGACAGCACCCTCTTTAAAGAGACCCGCATTTACGTGCCCGCTGTCAACCGGCTCTACGACCAGTTCCGCAAGGAAGGCGTGATGTAA
- a CDS encoding ABC transporter ATP-binding protein — MVQAIDLHKSYQKGKAEVAALRGVSFSIAAGEFVSLVGRSGSGKSTLLNLIGGLDSASAGQLLVQGRDLAALNREQLALHRRMTVGMIFQSFNLIPARTALENVVLPMIFAGRGREERNRRAAALLDMVGLTPRRTHKPAELSGGEAQRVAIARALANEPAILLADEPTGNLDSRTAAEILGLLHQLNRERGLTLLMVTHDEQAAARLAHRQLHMLDGEIVAPEAVRGPL, encoded by the coding sequence GTGGTCCAAGCCATCGATTTGCACAAATCCTATCAGAAGGGCAAAGCCGAAGTGGCGGCTTTGCGCGGGGTCTCCTTTTCCATCGCCGCGGGTGAGTTCGTCTCCTTGGTCGGCCGCTCCGGCTCGGGCAAATCGACGCTGCTCAACCTCATCGGCGGTCTCGACAGCGCCAGCGCGGGGCAGCTCCTGGTGCAAGGTCGCGACCTGGCCGCCCTGAACCGCGAGCAGCTGGCGCTGCACCGGCGCATGACCGTGGGGATGATCTTTCAGTCCTTCAATCTCATCCCCGCGCGCACGGCGCTTGAAAATGTGGTCTTGCCGATGATCTTCGCCGGCCGCGGGCGGGAGGAGCGTAACCGCCGGGCCGCGGCGCTGCTCGATATGGTGGGGCTGACGCCGCGGCGGACCCACAAACCGGCCGAACTCTCTGGCGGCGAGGCACAGCGCGTCGCCATCGCGCGTGCCCTCGCCAATGAGCCTGCGATTCTGCTCGCCGATGAGCCGACCGGCAATCTTGACAGCCGCACCGCTGCCGAGATCCTCGGCCTGCTGCACCAGCTCAACCGTGAACGCGGCCTCACCCTCCTCATGGTCACCCACGACGAACAGGCGGCGGCGCGGCTCGCTCACCGCCAGCTCCACATGCTCGATGGCGAGATCGTCGCGCCCGAAGCGGTGCGGGGGCCGCTATGA
- a CDS encoding ABC transporter permease, whose product MRGSDLIRFSLDNLWRTKLRTGLTTLGVIIGIGALVAMVSFGAGMQRNVTEAFTANDLFTSIRILPMKMDIGQAMSGNIDAAVSGLQQRTRALNDTAVALIAAMPEVAVVFPEISFPVKIRCFGRETSTTLRSLPAVMGHYRPYDRMGWGAFFSNDSAREAVLAYSTLAGLKIVLEGTGERAISDSSRTWRQLPADSLIGAEVEVVTSVLDLGQVISGGMVAGMQPPFREQTTRLRIQGIQPKPHAFSNEQIQGGIVVPLETGKRLPRFAFTSMWNMLSRSSRNRGGYDALYVRLRDLKNLESVRKRLKALNFTVFALADQLEEIKRGFIMVDTALGAIGTIALIVAALGIINTMVMSILERTREIGVMKAVGASERQIRTIFFVEAGSIGLGGGILGVTLGWLVSRLANWIANLWVARQGGPGGDLEFFYLPVWLIAAAILFSILVSLLAGLYPAARAARVNPVEALRHD is encoded by the coding sequence ATGAGAGGCAGCGACCTCATCCGCTTCAGCCTGGATAACCTCTGGCGCACCAAGCTGCGCACGGGGCTGACCACCCTCGGTGTGATCATCGGCATCGGCGCGCTCGTCGCTATGGTCTCCTTCGGCGCCGGGATGCAGCGCAACGTCACCGAGGCCTTCACCGCCAATGATCTCTTCACTTCGATCCGCATTCTTCCCATGAAAATGGATATCGGGCAGGCGATGTCCGGCAATATCGACGCCGCGGTAAGCGGCTTGCAGCAGCGAACGCGGGCGCTCAACGACACCGCCGTCGCCCTGATCGCCGCTATGCCCGAGGTGGCGGTGGTTTTTCCGGAGATCTCCTTTCCCGTCAAGATCCGCTGCTTTGGCCGCGAAACCAGCACCACCTTGCGCTCGCTTCCCGCGGTCATGGGGCATTACCGGCCCTACGACCGTATGGGATGGGGTGCCTTTTTTAGCAACGACTCCGCGCGGGAGGCGGTGCTGGCCTATTCCACCCTCGCCGGACTCAAGATCGTTCTGGAAGGAACAGGGGAGAGAGCGATCTCCGACTCGTCGCGCACCTGGCGGCAGCTTCCCGCGGATTCGCTCATCGGCGCGGAGGTGGAGGTGGTGACCTCCGTGCTTGATCTCGGCCAGGTGATAAGCGGCGGCATGGTAGCGGGCATGCAGCCGCCCTTCCGTGAGCAGACCACCCGGCTGCGAATTCAGGGCATCCAGCCTAAACCGCACGCCTTCAGCAATGAGCAGATCCAGGGCGGTATCGTCGTGCCGCTCGAAACCGGCAAACGCCTGCCGCGCTTTGCTTTTACCAGCATGTGGAACATGCTCAGCCGCAGCAGCCGGAACCGCGGCGGCTATGATGCCTTGTACGTGCGTTTGCGGGATCTCAAGAACCTGGAATCGGTTCGTAAACGTCTCAAAGCCTTGAATTTTACAGTCTTTGCGCTGGCGGACCAGCTCGAAGAGATCAAGCGGGGTTTCATCATGGTCGATACCGCCCTCGGCGCCATCGGAACCATCGCCCTGATTGTCGCTGCCCTCGGCATCATCAACACCATGGTGATGTCGATCCTCGAGCGTACTCGTGAGATCGGGGTGATGAAAGCGGTCGGAGCCAGCGAGCGCCAGATCCGCACCATTTTCTTTGTCGAGGCGGGTAGCATCGGCCTGGGTGGTGGTATCCTGGGCGTGACGCTCGGCTGGCTGGTTTCGCGCTTGGCCAACTGGATCGCCAACCTTTGGGTGGCGCGTCAGGGCGGCCCCGGTGGCGATCTCGAGTTCTTTTATCTGCCGGTCTGGCTCATTGCTGCGGCTATTCTTTTTTCGATTCTGGTGAGTCTGCTGGCGGGTCTCTATCCGGCGGCGCGCGCGGCGCGGGTCAATCCGGTCGAGGCGCTGCGGCACGATTGA
- a CDS encoding FlgD immunoglobulin-like domain containing protein, with protein sequence MKRHFVLLISLLLAATGSATRISIYEAGYPQNRDDNVRVEEVTDVVRTRGIYIEHQLHLSFAYDFNSWFFTNYNELELEWTFQMPEEVTLFNLFYWKEDSVCRAMLLDKWTAQKMFDEKSSPTREPALLTRGSADQNGQVQYTLRLFPITRFTKCRIMIQYLVPARPSSGRLRTWLPLPQLTTETGGAKTLRLLYLHADNPDSVAVVGLPGITFTYYARDKTWEAELPIASLDYAELILPSPIQGEYYLSVYRKGDEAFYNLAVYPPPLASVHQPRKILILVDFNPGNSSGLSSDLLLTSLKETMERALTRADSASVILTFTEPVFGNRAWQGCSQQNIDRLFKDIWGRRFYNVNLSQELLAAAASFIQANGQGEILWITNRADFPAATELAAQYAREIAGHFPAGTPIHVLDLENTYRLVYYPDFGYGNSSYTFLSELTRITGGNLFFYRYHPLKTALAALFFDKVMHYKEVEVQTRMQNGYTYDRQNHARFEGYYPLDFPVIQTGRFQGVFPMTVTVIGSTLETVVKKEILIPESAADAGTEHLATAHYGHQIGKMARWYQNNALIENMIALSTAAGILSPYTAFIIPDDPTSCYVPDFIDDTRKGSSGADLRFAMQDTLLGFSAAPNPFNPQTTFTISLPAVLAERELAVNLYNLRGQRVRQLRLAALQPGRYQISWDGCSDAGVSLASGKYFAVLQAGQQRKTLPLILLK encoded by the coding sequence ATGAAACGACACTTCGTCCTCCTCATCAGTTTGCTGCTGGCTGCAACGGGTTCCGCCACCCGTATCAGCATCTATGAAGCGGGGTATCCACAAAATCGCGACGACAATGTCCGCGTGGAAGAGGTGACGGATGTCGTCCGGACCCGCGGGATCTATATCGAACACCAGCTCCACCTCTCTTTCGCCTACGACTTCAATTCCTGGTTTTTCACCAATTATAATGAGCTCGAACTGGAATGGACCTTCCAGATGCCGGAAGAGGTAACCCTGTTCAATCTTTTTTACTGGAAAGAGGATTCAGTCTGCCGCGCCATGCTCCTGGACAAATGGACGGCACAGAAAATGTTCGACGAAAAAAGCAGCCCCACTCGCGAACCGGCCTTGCTCACGCGGGGTAGCGCGGACCAGAACGGCCAGGTTCAATATACCCTGCGCCTGTTTCCCATCACACGATTCACCAAATGCCGGATCATGATCCAGTACCTCGTGCCAGCCCGTCCTTCCAGCGGCCGGCTGCGCACCTGGCTGCCCCTGCCGCAGCTGACCACCGAGACGGGCGGAGCAAAAACCCTGCGGCTCCTCTACCTGCACGCGGATAATCCCGATTCCGTCGCAGTGGTCGGCCTGCCCGGGATCACCTTCACGTACTACGCCAGGGACAAAACCTGGGAAGCGGAGTTGCCCATCGCCTCCCTGGATTATGCAGAGCTGATCCTGCCTTCCCCCATCCAGGGGGAGTATTACCTATCGGTTTACCGCAAGGGAGATGAAGCCTTTTACAATCTGGCGGTATATCCTCCGCCGCTGGCCTCTGTTCATCAGCCGCGCAAGATCCTGATCCTCGTTGACTTTAATCCTGGTAACAGCAGCGGACTGAGTTCCGATTTGCTTCTGACCTCGCTGAAAGAGACCATGGAGCGCGCCCTGACCCGTGCCGACTCCGCCTCGGTAATTCTGACCTTTACCGAACCCGTCTTCGGAAATCGGGCCTGGCAGGGATGCTCACAGCAGAACATCGACCGCCTTTTCAAGGATATCTGGGGCAGACGATTTTACAATGTCAATCTGTCGCAGGAGTTGCTGGCTGCGGCAGCATCCTTCATTCAGGCCAATGGGCAGGGGGAAATCCTCTGGATCACCAATCGTGCCGATTTTCCCGCGGCCACCGAATTGGCCGCCCAATACGCCCGGGAGATAGCCGGGCACTTTCCCGCCGGCACCCCGATCCACGTGCTGGACCTGGAGAATACTTACAGGCTGGTTTACTATCCGGATTTCGGCTACGGGAACAGCAGCTATACCTTCCTTTCCGAACTGACCCGAATCACCGGTGGCAACCTCTTTTTCTACCGCTACCATCCTCTCAAAACAGCCCTGGCGGCGCTCTTTTTCGACAAGGTGATGCACTACAAAGAGGTAGAGGTGCAAACACGCATGCAGAACGGTTATACCTACGACCGGCAAAACCATGCGCGGTTTGAAGGGTATTATCCGCTCGATTTTCCGGTGATTCAGACCGGGCGATTTCAGGGCGTTTTCCCAATGACCGTGACGGTCATCGGCAGCACACTTGAAACGGTCGTGAAGAAAGAGATCCTCATTCCCGAATCGGCTGCCGATGCCGGCACAGAACACCTTGCGACTGCTCATTATGGCCATCAGATCGGAAAAATGGCGCGGTGGTATCAGAATAACGCCCTGATCGAAAACATGATCGCCCTCAGCACTGCGGCTGGCATCCTCTCACCCTATACCGCTTTCATTATCCCGGATGATCCCACCAGCTGTTATGTCCCGGACTTTATCGATGACACCCGGAAGGGCAGTTCAGGAGCTGATTTGCGTTTCGCCATGCAGGACACTCTGCTGGGTTTTTCAGCCGCGCCCAATCCCTTTAATCCGCAGACGACCTTCACCATCTCCCTGCCAGCGGTTCTCGCAGAACGCGAACTGGCCGTGAATCTCTATAACTTGCGCGGCCAGCGGGTCCGGCAACTGCGCCTCGCGGCGCTCCAGCCCGGCCGATATCAGATCAGCTGGGACGGGTGCTCCGATGCCGGTGTCTCTCTCGCAAGTGGAAAGTATTTTGCGGTCCTGCAAGCGGGGCAGCAGCGCAAGACCCTACCGCTGATCCTGCTCAAATAG